DNA from Rosa rugosa chromosome 6, drRosRugo1.1, whole genome shotgun sequence:
AGCACACGGTGGTGATCCCTAAATAGGGCCCGTGTGAAAGTCTCGGCCCGTCGCAGAAGCTATAAACACCTTCAGAGTCCATAAAACCGAAACTCGATCAGTACAAATATTCGACCAGAAACCAAATAATGGAGCAATGAATGTGTTACAATTTACACTTACAGAATATAACGGCGGATCTTATAATGGAGATGAGAGGAATATCAACGAGCGAGTACCGAAAATCGTAGTTGCTAAAATGGGAAGAGAGagtttcgagagagagagaggccgaGGAAGAAGCCGAGAGAAGCGCCGAGGGGAGAAGCGTATCGGCGATGACGAGAAGAATCGGCGCCGAGAACAGAAGCAAAGAAATCAACATGGTGATCAAGAAGAACACAGTCTTCACGCCCCTCAGGACCTTCTTCGACTTCTCCTCCTTCAATAAAAAACCCATCcttgattttcaatttcaacttcAACTTCTGGGTATAGAACCAGTTCTGGTATATTATAAACAATCAGatgtttcagagagagagacgagACGGCTTTATACATGTAAAGGAAGTAGTGCGTAGGAGGAAGTTGAAGGGAGCTAAATAAAAGGGGGTTAGGGGAATTAAGGGAGGGGTAGAATGGGAAGAGGGGAAATGATGTGGGGAAGATGCAGGCCTCTAGGTGCAATGTTTTGACTGGACTTGGGctaaagagagggagagtggtGACAAGGACTTGGGAGCTTTACACGCGCAGGTTACCGGTCAAACAGAGGAgtccttcttctctctctctctctctctctctcatcacgAAGCTAACGGCAATACCTAAATCCCTTGAAACGACAATCAACTGCGATTTTTTTAATTGATGATGttcttttagtttttgttttgttgagaAAATTATCGTCTGTGCTTGCGTGGACATGTGGACACCCATGTAAGGGTTGGATCACTGAAACACCGTTATGTACACGAATTGAACACTTTTTCCCTCACTGTCCCCATGACGGTGTGGTCGGATAGGAAATAGAGTGATGATGGATTGTATTGTGATCTAAGACATCCCTCCAAATAGGCATTTACGCGAATTGAACACTTTTTTCCGAGTAGAAATGCATTTGTTTTAAGAGTGTTACTATTGGGACCTCTAAAtatgctcacttgacctcactctataatgaattattaaattacatatataacctactataaaatgactattaaggacaataattataccaaaaaaatattaaattgattttctatagactttccaattaaataatattatattgcattatttattatttttcttatctattttaattttctaatttcactacatactcattaaacattcatatatatttaataagaattaaaactatgattatgtgacataaaaatgtatgatatacatgTTGAACGCGTATTCaccaagaaaaacaaacaaatcatattatgacctaaatctaagtctatccattatatttgcaaaaaaaaaaaaaaaaaagagctagcaattaaaaaaactaaacaaatatttaaataattaatcatgaggtacataaaataaacattaagaaaaaattattaatcttcatttttttttttttgcagagctaaaacagaagaaaaaaaaaccacaaaaaaCTATTCTTGtttattagaaattaatttttaaaactcaagaccttgtgtttaattttttttattaaaaaaaattgatgctgtctgattaaggaatggatatgtaattaagatttatagggtaattaattcattaaattaactaatttttttgttttaaagataatagtttgtttgcaaattatatgagtgagatTATTTGAGGAAATTCAGTGAGGTTTAGTAAGTACATTTAGTAtttaaaaatttgataggaggtgtaaaaagcatagaggtccagtgagtaaatttggaggttccaatagaaaaactcttgtTTTAATCCTCTCGATTATGCATGTATTGTGTGTCGTTATCTAAACTATTTATTTGATCTTTATGTGAAAATGATCTAAATGAAAAATAATTTATCATGACTTGGCTCAAATTTGAGTTCTATCATATCAATGTGGTTTATGCTTTTAAGGCATTATTACTATCCGTGTTTCAAGGGCGGGCATCGAATCTTACTTTGTCCGCCCGGCCAGAGTTGTGGGATAATATGGTATTTGAGTTCTTCTAAATACGTGGCAAAAGCCAGTACATTTTGCTTATTATTGGATGTTGACGTGTGTCCCATTTACAGGGGAATTTCCAGAGGGATTCAAGGTGTACATGAATATTTTTCCAAAGCCTACCCTAAACTTTGTTTATCCATTTTCTTCATAAACAGGTTCACCATTTCAAATTCTGCCAATCAATGAACCGGGGATGGTGGTACCGACCGATTCGAGAGCATGTGATCACATGCTAACAGTTTGTCATTTCGAATCATTTGGAGGGtttctttaattcaattttggtTTGTGTAATCTGGAGGCTAAGTTCTTTTATGAAAACTATACTTTAGAATAATTGAATCCATTAACCGTTGCAGTACACACCACATACTAATTATATTCCAATCTAATCTCCAACCAGAAAATAGCAACAATCCAATATAATCTCTGCTGCAATTGAGGCCATTGAGCAATAAAGTATACAATGTCACGTTGGCATTGAAAAGTTTGGTAAAGAAAATTCGAAAAATGATTAGTGTAGTTGATACAACGCTTATTATATTCTCAATTtgtttttgggctaaatactgtttagtaccatGGGGTTTGTGCtcaacatcgattcagtccctcaactttcaatttcatcaaaaatacCCCCACAATATCATCTTCTCATCCAATAGATCCCTCCGTCGGGATTCCGTCCAATAGAACCGTTAAGTAGCTGATGCGGCATCCCAACTCAGCAttaggtggggcccacatggaagTAAAATTACAAAACTAACCCTCACTCTTTTTCTAATCCAGATTACCCTGCCTCTCCAAAACCCTTTTATGTTCTTCGTGTTCCTCCCCAACTATGGCTACTTGCGCCGGCAGCATGATCCAATGCCTCCAGTGAACTCCGAAGTCTTCTACTTCCCTCAAGGCCACGCCGAGCATGCCCAAACCCACATTGATTTCCTCGCCTCTGTCAGAATCCGAGCTCTCAATTTCTGTTGGGTCATCGGAATCAGGTACATGGCCGACCCGAAAACCGAATAGGTCTCGCCAAAATTTGTCCGGTCTTTTCCAAGAGCAACGAGCCTTTTGCATAGGACGAAGGTTCTGTAGACTCTAATGGGTTTGACAATTCAAAAAAGCCTTAATGTTTCGGTAAAATTCTAATGGCAGCGGGTTCTCGATTCCGAGGTACTTTGCTGAGATTGTTGGAGGGTTCGTAGGAATTGGTGACGTCAGAGTGGAGCCATGACTGTTCTGGAGCCTCGTGTTGCCGTATTCTGGGTTCTCAGTGTTTCTGAAAGATGAAGAGAACAAAATGAGGAGAAATGATTTTGGAAATTCGAGTTCAAATGGGAGGCATGAAATGGAATATATATTGCTCAGTTTTTTCACTGAATGTGGTAAGGGGAAATGCCTAGGATCAGTTCTGATGCTACCAAGATTATGGCAAAGGTGAAAACTAAGCAGGTGATTGATAATATTTGGGAAAAACCCATTTTCCTCCTTAATTTTGGTTCATGAAACTAaaactgcaaaaaaaaaaagatggaagaACCAAGTTATTTGAGAAGAAAGGGATGCCTAGCTTAATATCCAAGGTGATTCAATTAagttacatatattttttttagaaggaATTTGACTGGAAATCACCATAGTTGACGAACCTCTTGTCTTCATTAAACTTACTCTTCTTCTGTTCAGTTTATGTTTTCAAGAGACAGCTCGAGTGTGTGAACAGAAAGAAGAGAATTCAAAATTCAACTTCTCTCTTTGAGTTGAGAAGGGGCAGAGGAAGAGTAAGTCTTGAGGCTGTGGTGGAGGCTGCTACTCTTGCGGTGAATAGGATTTGGAGTTGAGCTTAATGGGATTTGGAGCTGTGATCTGAGTTAGAATAGAGCCAGGGTTAGTTTTATAATTTTActtccatgtgggccccacctaaTGCTGAGTTGGCATGCCGCATCAGCTACTTAACGGTTTCATTGGACGGAATCCcgacggagggacctattggacgagaagatGATattgtgggggtgtttttgatgaaattgaaagtcgagggactgaatcgatgttgaGCACAAACCATAGggtactaaacaatatttagcccTTTGTTTTTTATAACTAACCCTAAAATCCAAACGTTGTTCTCTTCAGGGTTATATATATAGTAGCGCTAGTAAAATCTTATCTGATATATGCATTGAGGTTTGAACTTAATGACAATGGTTTTGAAGGTTTACCTGAGTGCATTGAGGGTTAAACGTATATAATTAACAACAATCTACGTAGTTGTTAATTGTGTTAAATGCACGGTTGAATATGCTTATCGAACATAAAGCTAGACCCCTATTTCTCAAAGCTGCTCTATGAGAACATTTTAAAGTAATGATGCACTGTTGACTCTGTACACaaaaataataagagaaaattatacaaacagtacccgaacTAAGGCTCACTCTTAACTTCAGTACCTGACcatgcaaaactatcactttggtatcCCAAATTTGAAGCCCGACCCAACAATCGTACACGCCGTACACAACGGTGTTAAGAGCCCAGCCATGTGGCAAAACCTGAAGGATAATTGGGTCATTTCAACCAAAATTTACACACTCTCTCAATCAAACTCAAATTCAACAACTCCACCCAAATCACATACCGACTCCTCCACTTCGTCcgcctcctccaccaccactaACCCAAATCGTAACCCAAGAAATCCCAACAATCCATGGAATCGCAGTTCACAAACACAATACACAGCCAAATCCTTCACAAACTTTATCAATTTCTCTTTGAAATTCGTAAACCCTgttgcacagagagagagagagctagagagagagagagagagagagagagagagagagaggtgaacaGTGAGGGAATACATGGCTGAACCGGAAACCGATGAGGTCTTCCCCAGAATCTGGCTCGTCCCTTCCGAGAGCAACGAGCTTTTTGCTCAGGACCAAGGCTATGTGGGCTCTGATGGGTCTGACAATATGGAAAAGCCTTCTTCTTTCGCTGAAACTCTGACATAGTTTGGCGCTAACAATGGCGGCGTCTTCTCCGTCCCAAGGTACTGCGCCAAGACCATTTTCCTGAGGCTCGACTATTCCGCCGACCCTCCGGTGCAGACGACCGGCATTTACTGCGTCAGAATCCAGCACCCCTAGTCGGCATTTGCTAACGACAGGGTGGAGCATGTTTGTGAACCAGAAGAAGCTCGTCGCCAGCGACTCGATTGTGTTCCTGCGAGCCGAAAACGGCGGCCTCTGCGTCGGGATTCGGCGGGCCAAGAGGGGATTGCCAGCGGGGTCATCAGAATCGGGGTGGAACCATGGTGGTTCTGGGGGAGCGTCGGTTTTGCTGTATTTTGGGTTCTCAGTGTTTCTGAAAGATGAAGAGAACAAAATAGGGAGAAATCAAGGAGAGAGAAACCAAGTTGCAATGagttaaaaatataaaaaagtcTGAATTAAAACATGGagtgaccaaaatatccctcaatGTGCTAAGTGGCACAAGACTAAACACCGTTAATAACGGCGTATACGATTGTTGGGTCGGGTTTCAAACTTGGGGTACCAAAGTAATAGTTTTGCACAATCGGGTACTGAAGTTAGGAGTCGGCCTTAGTTCGGGTACTGTCTGTATAATTTTCTCTAATAATAAATCAACAAATTCAAAAACAACGTTGGGCACTGATTGACCGAAATGTGCACTATCCAATGCCAACTATCATGCACTTAATGTCTATATATGTTGTGGCCGGGTGACCCTATGCTGTCCTGGCAGCAGCTTTGGTGGGTGAAGAGTTTTATGATGAGATTCCGAAGACAACGGCTAGTGAAGTATACTGTATTATCTCTCTGATCTCTCTGTATTGATATATAGGAATATGGCCTGCatgcaatatatatattggagaAGCTACCAACATGAATATCGAATATTTGTCCTCAACCTCCAGCTAGGTTTACATAAACAAAGCCAACTTGCTTAGTGCTTTGGCTGCTTCGACTTTGAAGCAGAAACAGCTTTGAAGCTTTGTTTACAAAACGGTGTTTAAAATGTGGGAAAGAGCAACCCCTACAAGACTAGCTGCTGGCGGTGCAGCTGCTTGAATATTTTGATGGCTTTGAAGTGAGTAGTACTGTAGTGGTGGTATAGTGAGGTGAGTGACCAATGACAAATGGCGGTTTTGTTGACTTGTGTTTCAGCATATGCagaattttgtttcttcttgtCCATTGActgttgaaatttttgaaaattcataGTCAATTTAAAAATTCATAGTCAATTTTATTCAGCAGATGGGAACAGGAAACGTTTCAACTAAATGTTCTCTATATCTGAAATTGTAATGGAATCAATCCcacaaaacacaaacaaaacaagGCATGGCACCCTTTATTCCTCAAACCAACAAGGCGACGAGTTCCAATTCAATATGGCCGGACAAGCGCAACACGACGGAAACACAAAAAAGATGTATATGTGTGATTTGTTGAATCATTTTATCAAATACTTATTCTGGAGTTTAAAGGATCGATATACTTAGTTGCTTGAAAATACTAAGAAAATTTATTGCACGTTAGAATGATAAACTCAGGAGAATTCTTGAGTACCTtttggtgtttgccataccctcattttgttaaatattttggaccattggattagtaatatatccaatggttcaaaatatttaacaaattggtaacttgtttagcccttagcctttctaatttttttggtaacacaaactactaattgaattgaaaacaataaagatagtgaaaacaataaagccaattaatgtttgattatcaattgacaattgacaattatgatttttcctttttcaaaaaaaattaaaagaacattctatcctaggttcaccgaattacttttagttaaatagtctatattactaattaattttattattagtgaattaatgcttgttattaatggacaattacacaattgaaaaccttctaacctaagttcgcaaaattagtattagttaagtaatctttattaccaattaattatatcattaatagtttccttaaccaaatataattctttttacatgcattttacgacaacgacaacaattagtgtaaaataaataatatttgttttaaatgtagtcaaacgagaacctactttaggacttatttactcaaatgagaatctactttactctaatgaaaacctattacaattaccacttttaggacttaattactcaaatgagaacctacttttctctaacgaagaccttatttactttaatgcgaattttttttgtaattaccacatgtgtcctcaaagtggttatatgagtcctcaaagtggtaaatattatataaaatagaacatgtatgaatctttatgtttttatcattagtgaaattattactacaatgactacacattttatcacaacccacaacacttgatgtaaaagtggtaacttttgttctatttgtagtaattactccacctaaactaatgtactaatttatagacaatttaacaagtatgacaacaaatttgttgtcagagtggtaaatctttatgtttttattattaatgaaatgattactacaatgactacacattttaccacaatcacaacaattgatgtaaaagcagtaacttttgtcctatttatagtaattactcaacctaaactaatgtactaatttatggacaatttaacaagtgcaacaacaaatttgttgtcaaagtggtaaatctttatatttttatcattaatggaataattactcaatgactacatattttaccataactcgcaactatttgtgtaaaagcggtaacttttgttctgattgtagtaattacttcaaaaactatacaatttacaagattaccaaccattttacaattccgacaacatttgtgttgtgaacatggtaaaattaaa
Protein-coding regions in this window:
- the LOC133717163 gene encoding uncharacterized protein LOC133717163, with the translated sequence MGFLLKEEKSKKVLRGVKTVFFLITMLISLLLFSAPILLVIADTLLPSALLSASSSASLSLETLSSHFSNYDFRYSLVDIPLISIIRSAVIFCVYSFCDGPRLSHGPYLGITTVCSVLSLVFVSFKASFVFGAPVVSGSGAEEQGGEYLRASEIALFICSFALAVGHIVVAYRTSCRERRKLWVYKIDIEAISACKNGFPRYQKKLQEAEKVKSLV